A stretch of the Mesorhizobium huakuii genome encodes the following:
- a CDS encoding LysR family transcriptional regulator, producing the protein MPLRFTLRQLEYFVAVGEAGSITKAAEQVNVSPPSISASIAQLEAEFGVQLFVRKHSHGLSLTAGGRVFLKEAARLLADADALHDIAGDIAEKVRGPLAVGCLLTFAQIVMPTLRMKFERAYPEVRFRQFERNQGQLLEMLQRGEIDAALTYDLELSQDTTFEPLMLVPAYVMLPQGHRFAGKASITTEELADEPMVLLDLPYSREYFLSAFQMRGIRPNIAERTGDIAVMRSMVANGFGYGIANMRPLNTLAPDGKPLVFVPLAGDLRPLTMGVALPNAEHRTQTVQAFIDHCRRFVVEQGVFGSGRVVE; encoded by the coding sequence ATGCCGCTACGCTTCACGCTCAGACAACTGGAATATTTCGTCGCCGTCGGCGAAGCCGGCTCCATTACCAAGGCGGCCGAGCAGGTCAATGTCTCGCCGCCTTCGATCTCGGCGTCGATCGCGCAGCTCGAGGCCGAATTCGGCGTCCAGCTTTTCGTCCGCAAGCATTCGCATGGCCTGTCGCTCACGGCCGGCGGGCGCGTTTTCCTGAAGGAGGCCGCCCGGCTTTTGGCCGATGCCGACGCCCTGCACGATATTGCCGGCGACATCGCCGAGAAGGTGCGCGGGCCGCTGGCGGTCGGATGCTTGCTGACCTTCGCGCAGATCGTCATGCCGACCCTGCGCATGAAGTTCGAGCGCGCCTATCCCGAAGTGCGGTTCCGGCAGTTCGAACGCAACCAGGGGCAGTTGCTCGAAATGTTGCAGCGGGGCGAGATCGATGCAGCACTTACCTACGATCTCGAACTGTCGCAGGACACGACGTTCGAACCGCTGATGCTGGTGCCGGCCTATGTCATGCTGCCACAGGGGCACCGCTTCGCCGGCAAGGCTTCGATCACGACGGAAGAACTGGCTGACGAGCCGATGGTGCTGCTCGACCTGCCATACAGCCGCGAATATTTTCTCTCGGCCTTCCAGATGCGGGGCATCAGGCCCAACATTGCCGAGCGCACCGGCGACATCGCGGTGATGCGGTCGATGGTAGCGAACGGCTTCGGCTACGGCATCGCCAACATGCGGCCGCTCAACACGCTGGCGCCCGACGGCAAGCCGCTGGTCTTCGTGCCTCTGGCAGGGGATTTGCGGCCTCTGACCATGGGTGTCGCCTTGCCCAACGCCGAGCACCGCACCCAGACGGTGCAGGCTTTCATCGATCATTGCCGCCGTTTCGTCGTCGAACAGGGCGTGTTCGGCAGCGGGCGGGTTGTGGAATAG
- a CDS encoding aldehyde dehydrogenase, with translation MSELSHKDWIGKASAIRFRDKAFIDGKTVAARSGRTFASINPATGETLAEVASCGEEDIDLAVAAARRSFEAGVWSRTSPAHRKEVLLRLARLLRENLQELALLESLDMGKLVTDAATVDVPGSAAIFQWYGEAIDKIYDEIAPTGASDLVLVRREPLGVIGAVVPWNFPLDMATWKCAPALAAGNSVVLKPAEQSPFSALRLAELAMEAGLPAGVLNVVPGLGETAGQALGRHMDVDCLAFTGSTAVGKMFLQYSGQSNMKQVWLETGGKSPNLVFADCGDLDAAADMAAFGIFFNQGEVCSANSRLLVQRSIKDAFVEKLAERAAVTQPGDPLDPASKMGAMVDARHAANVMRFVEAGKKTARLVAGGDRVTVNGRGSFIQPTIFDNVAHDDPIARDEIFGPVLSVIAFDAEEEAIRIANDSPYGLAASLWTDSLSRAHRVAGRLRVGTVSVNTVDALSPMTPFGGIKQSGFGRDLSLHALDKYTALKTTWIKY, from the coding sequence ATGAGCGAACTCAGTCACAAGGACTGGATCGGCAAGGCATCGGCGATCCGTTTTCGCGACAAGGCGTTCATCGACGGCAAGACGGTTGCCGCGCGTTCGGGCCGCACCTTCGCCAGTATCAACCCGGCCACCGGCGAAACGTTGGCCGAGGTGGCGTCGTGCGGCGAGGAGGATATCGATCTGGCCGTTGCCGCGGCGCGCCGCAGTTTCGAGGCCGGTGTCTGGTCGCGCACCAGCCCGGCGCACCGCAAGGAGGTTCTGCTGCGGCTGGCACGGCTGCTGCGCGAAAACCTGCAGGAGCTTGCCCTGCTCGAATCGCTCGACATGGGCAAGTTGGTCACGGATGCCGCCACCGTTGATGTTCCCGGCTCGGCGGCGATCTTCCAGTGGTATGGCGAGGCCATCGACAAGATCTACGACGAGATCGCGCCGACAGGCGCGAGCGATCTGGTATTGGTGCGGCGCGAGCCACTCGGCGTCATCGGCGCTGTGGTGCCGTGGAATTTCCCGCTCGACATGGCCACATGGAAATGCGCGCCCGCGCTGGCGGCGGGCAATTCGGTGGTGCTGAAGCCCGCGGAACAGTCGCCTTTCTCGGCGCTCAGGCTGGCGGAACTCGCCATGGAGGCGGGCCTGCCGGCCGGTGTGCTCAACGTTGTACCCGGCCTTGGCGAGACGGCCGGACAGGCGCTCGGTCGCCACATGGACGTGGATTGCCTCGCCTTCACCGGATCGACCGCGGTCGGCAAGATGTTCCTGCAATATTCGGGTCAGTCGAACATGAAGCAGGTCTGGCTCGAAACCGGCGGCAAGAGCCCGAACCTTGTCTTCGCCGATTGCGGCGATCTCGATGCGGCAGCCGACATGGCGGCATTTGGCATCTTCTTCAACCAGGGCGAGGTCTGTTCGGCCAATTCGCGCCTGCTCGTGCAACGCTCCATCAAGGATGCCTTCGTGGAGAAACTGGCTGAGCGCGCGGCGGTCACCCAGCCTGGCGATCCGCTCGACCCGGCCTCGAAAATGGGCGCCATGGTCGATGCCCGCCATGCCGCTAACGTCATGCGCTTCGTCGAGGCCGGCAAGAAGACCGCGCGCCTGGTCGCCGGCGGCGATCGCGTCACGGTCAATGGTCGGGGCAGCTTCATACAGCCCACCATCTTCGACAATGTCGCCCATGACGACCCGATCGCCAGGGACGAGATATTCGGGCCGGTGCTCTCGGTCATTGCTTTCGACGCTGAGGAGGAGGCTATCCGCATAGCCAATGACAGCCCCTACGGGCTGGCCGCATCGCTATGGACCGACAGTCTTTCGCGCGCGCACCGCGTCGCCGGCCGGCTCCGCGTCGGCACGGTTTCCGTCAATACGGTCGACGCGCTGAGCCCGATGACGCCGTTCGGCGGTATCAAGCAATCCGGCTTCGGCCGCGACCTGTCGCTGCATGCGCTGGACAAGTACACCGCGCTGAAAACGACATGGATCAAGTACTGA
- the argE gene encoding acetylornithine deacetylase has protein sequence MDSIQILEKLIAFPTVSRDSNLDLIGYVTELLGTQGIACQIIRSADGHKANLFATIGPADAPGVMLSGHTDVVPVDGQDWTLAPFEMTARDGKLYGRGAADMKGFVACALAACLKAAKMSLLTPLHLALSYDEEIGCIGVHSLIDMLRSAPHRPLLCIVGEPTNMQVATGHKGKLAARALCRGREGHSALAPLALNAIHLGCDFVCALRREQDRLASDGARDGDYDIPYTTVHVGKINAGVALNIVPNLCQLDFEIRNVAADNPDEILDGLRAEAQRIAVAASTIAPEAAIDIEITNIYPGLDTPANSQAVAFVKSLTGANDTIKVAFGTEGGLFSRDLGTPTIVCGPGSMAQGHRPDEFVSVEQLRRCDDMLDNLLQRLADHRLQLA, from the coding sequence ATGGACAGCATCCAGATCCTTGAAAAGCTGATCGCCTTTCCGACGGTCAGCCGCGACTCGAACCTCGACCTCATCGGCTATGTGACGGAGTTGCTGGGGACGCAGGGCATTGCCTGCCAGATCATCCGCAGCGCGGATGGCCACAAGGCGAACCTGTTCGCCACCATCGGGCCGGCCGACGCGCCCGGCGTCATGCTGTCCGGCCACACTGACGTCGTCCCCGTCGACGGGCAGGACTGGACGCTGGCGCCTTTCGAGATGACCGCGCGCGACGGCAAGCTGTACGGCCGTGGTGCCGCCGACATGAAGGGTTTCGTGGCCTGCGCGCTCGCGGCCTGTCTCAAGGCCGCGAAAATGAGCCTGCTAACGCCCTTGCATCTGGCGCTTTCCTATGACGAGGAGATCGGCTGCATCGGCGTACACAGCCTTATCGACATGCTGCGATCCGCGCCGCACCGGCCTCTGCTGTGCATCGTCGGCGAGCCGACCAACATGCAGGTGGCGACCGGACACAAGGGCAAGCTTGCGGCGCGCGCCCTCTGCAGGGGACGCGAAGGCCATTCGGCGCTCGCTCCGCTGGCGCTCAACGCCATTCATCTGGGCTGCGACTTCGTCTGCGCATTGCGCCGGGAACAGGACCGGCTGGCCAGCGATGGCGCGCGCGACGGCGACTATGATATTCCCTACACCACCGTCCACGTCGGCAAGATCAATGCCGGCGTGGCGCTCAACATTGTGCCGAACCTCTGCCAGCTCGACTTCGAGATCCGCAACGTCGCGGCCGACAATCCGGACGAAATCCTCGATGGCCTGCGCGCGGAGGCGCAGCGTATTGCCGTTGCCGCCTCAACGATCGCGCCGGAAGCGGCCATCGACATCGAGATCACCAACATTTATCCGGGACTGGACACACCGGCGAATTCGCAGGCCGTGGCCTTCGTGAAGTCGTTGACCGGCGCCAACGACACCATCAAGGTTGCCTTCGGCACCGAAGGCGGATTGTTCAGCCGCGACCTCGGCACGCCGACCATCGTGTGCGGGCCGGGCTCGATGGCGCAAGGGCACCGGCCGGACGAATTCGTCAGCGTCGAACAGCTACGCCGCTGCGACGACATGCTGGACAATCTGCTGCAACGGCTTGCCGATCACCGGCTTCAGCTTGCGTGA